A stretch of Spirosoma oryzicola DNA encodes these proteins:
- a CDS encoding S24 family peptidase — protein sequence MEFRDLDNGMVLMTIPLVDEFAYASYPHGWKDPEYLVELPKYSIVLPKRERGVFRAFEVRGDSMNDGTVYSICYGDVAIGRMIEPDYWDVKLYNNGGTDYIIVTHDGVVIKRITKHDTKEGIITCSSINPDKVEYPDYDVRLTEVYELYKIRKVDRDWSRR from the coding sequence ATGGAGTTTCGAGACTTGGATAATGGTATGGTCTTGATGACTATTCCGTTGGTAGACGAGTTTGCCTACGCTAGTTATCCGCACGGCTGGAAAGATCCGGAATACCTTGTTGAGCTACCAAAATACTCGATTGTACTCCCTAAGCGGGAGCGTGGCGTCTTTCGCGCTTTTGAAGTGCGTGGGGATAGTATGAATGACGGGACGGTATACTCAATATGCTATGGCGATGTAGCAATTGGCCGGATGATAGAACCGGATTATTGGGATGTTAAACTGTATAACAACGGAGGTACGGATTACATTATCGTAACTCACGATGGCGTAGTGATAAAGCGAATCACAAAACATGACACTAAAGAGGGAATTATTACCTGCTCGTCGATTAATCCCGATAAAGTTGAGTACCCAGATTATGACGTGCGACTTACGGAGGTCTACGAACTCTACAAGATTCGGAAAGTAGACCGAGACTGGAGCCGACGATAA
- a CDS encoding DUF4145 domain-containing protein — MTLDSTLKLNNCPHCWVDTPNLVSRHTLDTDSDEKDEPQKWGVYACVRCGGVILALSYPPSTEVIETYPSTEVVNQALPEQVKRFLGQAMRTLSTPDASVIMSNSAVDMMLKEKGYDDPKASVYHRIIQAVTDGLLTEEMGEWAHDIRLESNNPRHADLKAIPAELSDAKRCLEFAKVLGEFLFVLPSKVKRGLKNEVDDQSKRRPKFKQPTNIKLESAYRSEGYSKVLKIGKFDTKPNVSFRIMYNAQRPIAAFEKPKVLEAVPQSGKPRYWETNLLIESCESFPQLGRIEIFVNGQTAYVGEFYTSSSPQK; from the coding sequence ATGACATTAGATTCTACCCTTAAACTTAACAATTGTCCTCATTGCTGGGTCGACACTCCGAACTTAGTTTCCAGGCACACTCTTGATACAGACAGTGACGAAAAGGATGAGCCTCAGAAATGGGGAGTATATGCTTGTGTACGTTGTGGTGGGGTTATTTTGGCTTTGTCCTACCCGCCTAGTACAGAAGTTATTGAAACGTATCCATCAACAGAAGTAGTAAATCAAGCTCTACCTGAACAGGTTAAGCGTTTTTTAGGCCAAGCAATGCGAACCTTGTCAACGCCTGATGCCTCGGTTATCATGTCTAACAGTGCCGTTGATATGATGCTGAAAGAAAAGGGATATGACGATCCTAAAGCGAGCGTTTATCACAGAATAATTCAAGCCGTTACTGATGGATTATTAACTGAAGAAATGGGTGAATGGGCACACGACATCCGTTTAGAGTCAAATAACCCACGCCATGCCGATTTAAAAGCAATACCTGCGGAACTATCAGATGCAAAACGTTGCCTTGAGTTTGCAAAAGTCTTAGGTGAGTTCCTGTTCGTTTTGCCTAGTAAAGTAAAGCGAGGACTAAAGAACGAAGTTGATGATCAGTCAAAAAGAAGGCCTAAGTTTAAGCAACCAACAAATATAAAATTAGAGTCTGCTTACCGTAGTGAGGGGTATAGCAAGGTGCTTAAGATCGGTAAATTTGACACCAAGCCAAATGTATCCTTCAGAATTATGTACAACGCTCAAAGGCCAATAGCTGCATTTGAGAAGCCAAAAGTATTAGAAGCTGTCCCTCAAAGCGGTAAACCTCGTTACTGGGAAACCAATTTGTTGATTGAAAGTTGCGAAAGCTTTCCCCAATTGGGCCGGATAGAGATTTTCGTAAATGGGCAAACTGCTTACGTAGGAGAATTTTATACGTCTAGTTCACCTCAAAAGTGA
- a CDS encoding helix-turn-helix domain-containing protein produces the protein MENPFELIFHRLGVIEEMLLTITSRPADSATTEPTADQLLTVTQAATLLDLTKSTVYGLVWERKIPHSKQGKRLYFSRNELLSWISEGKQKTAGELDETARKLVANRQTRRKRPEIAKLP, from the coding sequence ATGGAAAATCCCTTTGAGTTGATCTTTCACCGCCTAGGCGTTATCGAAGAAATGTTGCTGACGATAACCAGCCGACCCGCAGATTCGGCAACCACCGAACCGACCGCCGACCAACTGCTGACCGTCACGCAGGCGGCTACGCTACTGGACCTGACCAAAAGCACGGTGTATGGCTTGGTATGGGAACGCAAGATTCCCCACAGCAAACAAGGTAAACGCCTGTATTTTTCCCGCAATGAGCTGCTTAGCTGGATTAGCGAAGGCAAGCAGAAGACAGCCGGTGAACTGGACGAAACAGCCCGTAAGCTAGTAGCCAATCGACAAACGCGCCGGAAACGCCCAGAAATCGCCAAGCTACCTTAG